The Cuculus canorus isolate bCucCan1 chromosome 16, bCucCan1.pri, whole genome shotgun sequence genome includes a region encoding these proteins:
- the HM13 gene encoding minor histocompatibility antigen H13 isoform X2: protein MDEAAARNGSGDAAGPPAAAPRPPATPEGMALAYGSLVLMALLPIFFGALRSVSCAKSKNSSEMPETITSRDAARFPIVASCTLLGLYLFFKIFSQEYINLLLSMYFFVLGILALSHTISPMMNRFFPANFPNKQYQLLFTQGSGENKEEIVNYEFDTKDLVCLALSSIVGVWYLLRKHWIANNLFGLAFSLNGVELLHLNNVSTGCILLGGLFIYDVFWVFGTNVMVTVAKSFEAPIKLVFPQDLLEKGLEADNFAMLGLGDIVIPGIFIALLLRFDISLKKNTHTYFYTSFVAYIFGLGLTIFIMHIFKHAQPALLYLVPACIGFPLLVALAKGEVTEMFSYEESSTPKEVPGASKEETTEAAKKEK from the exons ATGGACGAGGCGGCGGCGCGTAACGGGTCCGGGGACGCGGCCGGGCCCCCCGCCGCCGCGCCGCGACCGCCCGCCACTCCCGAGGGCATGGCGCTGGCCTACGGCAGCCTGGTGCTCATGGCGCTGCTGCCCATCTTCTTCGGGGCGCTGCGCTCTGTCAGCTGCGCCAAGAGCAAG aaCTCATCGGAGATGCCAGAGACCATTACCAGCCGGGATGCTGCTCGGTTTCCCATTGTTGCCAGCTGCACCCTTCTGGGGCTCTACCTCTTCTTTAAA ATATTCTCTCAAGAGTACATCAATCTTCTGCTTTCCATGTATTTCTTTGTGCTGGGGATCCTCGCCCTGTCCCACACCATCAG CCCCATGATGAACAGATTCTTCCCTGCAAATTTCCCCAACAAACAGTACCAGCTGCTCTTCACccagggctctggggagaacaAGGAGG AAATAGTGAATTACGAGTTTGACACCAAGGACCTCGTGTGCCTGGCCCTGAGCAGTATCGTAGGCGTCTGGTACCTGCTGAGAAAG CACTGGATTGCCAACAATCTCTTTGGGCTGGCATTCTCCCTCAATGGGGTGGAGCTGCTGCACTTGAACAACGTCAGCACGGGCTGCATCTTACTTGGGGGCCTCTTCATCTACGACGTCTTCTGG GTCTTTGGCACCAATGTGATGGTGACAGTTGCCAAATCATTTGAGGCCCCAATAAAAC tgGTTTTCCCTCAGGAcctgctggagaaggggctggaggccGACAACTTCGCCATGCTGGGTCTGGGAGACATTGTCATTCCAG GCATCTTTATCGCCTTGCTGCTGCGGTTTGACATCAG CCTGAAGAAGAACACGCACACGTATTTCTACACCAGCTTTGTGGCCTACATCTTTGGGCTGGGCCTGACCATATTCATCATGCACATCTTCAAGCATGCCCAG CCTGCTCTGCTGTACCTGGTCCCCGCATGCATCGGATTCCCGCTTCTGGTGGCCTTGGCAAAGGGAGAAGTAACTGAAATGTTCAG CTACGAGGAGAGCTCAACCCCAAAGGAGGTGCCGGGGGCCTCCAAAGAAGAGACGACAGAAGCTGCCAAGAAAGAGAAGTGA
- the HM13 gene encoding minor histocompatibility antigen H13 isoform X1 produces the protein MDEAAARNGSGDAAGPPAAAPRPPATPEGMALAYGSLVLMALLPIFFGALRSVSCAKSKNSSEMPETITSRDAARFPIVASCTLLGLYLFFKIFSQEYINLLLSMYFFVLGILALSHTISPMMNRFFPANFPNKQYQLLFTQGSGENKEEIVNYEFDTKDLVCLALSSIVGVWYLLRKHWIANNLFGLAFSLNGVELLHLNNVSTGCILLGGLFIYDVFWVFGTNVMVTVAKSFEAPIKLVFPQDLLEKGLEADNFAMLGLGDIVIPGIFIALLLRFDISLKKNTHTYFYTSFVAYIFGLGLTIFIMHIFKHAQPALLYLVPACIGFPLLVALAKGEVTEMFSYESSAEILPHTPRLTHFPTVSGSPASLADSMQQKLSCPRRRRQQSPSAM, from the exons ATGGACGAGGCGGCGGCGCGTAACGGGTCCGGGGACGCGGCCGGGCCCCCCGCCGCCGCGCCGCGACCGCCCGCCACTCCCGAGGGCATGGCGCTGGCCTACGGCAGCCTGGTGCTCATGGCGCTGCTGCCCATCTTCTTCGGGGCGCTGCGCTCTGTCAGCTGCGCCAAGAGCAAG aaCTCATCGGAGATGCCAGAGACCATTACCAGCCGGGATGCTGCTCGGTTTCCCATTGTTGCCAGCTGCACCCTTCTGGGGCTCTACCTCTTCTTTAAA ATATTCTCTCAAGAGTACATCAATCTTCTGCTTTCCATGTATTTCTTTGTGCTGGGGATCCTCGCCCTGTCCCACACCATCAG CCCCATGATGAACAGATTCTTCCCTGCAAATTTCCCCAACAAACAGTACCAGCTGCTCTTCACccagggctctggggagaacaAGGAGG AAATAGTGAATTACGAGTTTGACACCAAGGACCTCGTGTGCCTGGCCCTGAGCAGTATCGTAGGCGTCTGGTACCTGCTGAGAAAG CACTGGATTGCCAACAATCTCTTTGGGCTGGCATTCTCCCTCAATGGGGTGGAGCTGCTGCACTTGAACAACGTCAGCACGGGCTGCATCTTACTTGGGGGCCTCTTCATCTACGACGTCTTCTGG GTCTTTGGCACCAATGTGATGGTGACAGTTGCCAAATCATTTGAGGCCCCAATAAAAC tgGTTTTCCCTCAGGAcctgctggagaaggggctggaggccGACAACTTCGCCATGCTGGGTCTGGGAGACATTGTCATTCCAG GCATCTTTATCGCCTTGCTGCTGCGGTTTGACATCAG CCTGAAGAAGAACACGCACACGTATTTCTACACCAGCTTTGTGGCCTACATCTTTGGGCTGGGCCTGACCATATTCATCATGCACATCTTCAAGCATGCCCAG CCTGCTCTGCTGTACCTGGTCCCCGCATGCATCGGATTCCCGCTTCTGGTGGCCTTGGCAAAGGGAGAAGTAACTGAAATGTTCAG CTATGAATCCTCTGCTGAAATCTTGCCACACACACCAAGACTTACCCACTTCCCCACCGTGTCCGGCTCGCCGGCCAGCCTTGCTGATTCCATGCAGCAGAAACTGTCCTGTCCCCGCCGACGCCGGCAGCAAAGCCCTAGTGCCATGTAG
- the REM1 gene encoding GTP-binding protein REM 1, producing MTLNRQYESRSPVGRRASTPLPHPEPGRLDTVASGCSGSGKPLYRVVLLGDPGVGKTTLANLFAGVQERDLLEQHGDAAYECTLSVDGEETELLVMDTWEPEQRGKESSRHSRCLQVGNAYVIVYSITDRSSFESASELRIQLRRARQAEDIPVILVGNKSDLVRCREVSVEEGRACAGVFDCKFIETSAALQHNVDELFEGVVRQIRLRRGGKEVPACSVPSQKRKDSLTKRARRFLDRLVARNSSEVALKARSKSCHDLSVL from the exons ATGACCCTGAACAGGCAGTACGAGAGCCGGAGCCCGGTGGGAAGGAGGGCGAGCACCCCGCTGCCGCACCCCGAGCCCGGGCGCCTCGACACTGTCGCCAGCGGCTGCTCCGGCTCCGGGAAGCCACTCTACCGCGTGGTGCTGCTGGGCGACCCTGGCGTGGGCAAGACCACCTTGGCCAACCTCTTTGCCGGCGTCCAGGAGCGGGACCTGCTGGAGCAGCACGGAG ACGCTGCGTACGAGTGCACGCTGTCCGTGGATGGCGAGGAGACCGAGCTGCTGGTGATGGACACCTGGGAGCCAGAGCAGAGG GGCAAGGAGAGCTCACGCCACAGCCGGTGCCTTCAGGTAGGGAACGCCTACGTCATTGTCTACTCCATCACCGACCGGAGCAGCTTTGAGAGCGCCTCAGAGCTGCGCATCCAGCTGCGCCGCGCACGACAGGCCGAGGACATTCCCGTCATCCTGGTGGGGAACAAAAGTGACCTTGTACGGTGCCGCGAGGTCTCTGTCGAAG aGGGCCGTGCCTGCGCCGGGGTATTCGACTGCAAGTTCATTGAGACATcggcagctctgcagcacaacGTGGACGAGCTCTTCGAGGGGGTGGTGCGTCAGATCCGCCTGCGCCGCGGAGGCAAGGAAGTCCCTGCGTGCTCTGTGCCCAGCCAGAAGCGCAAGGACAGCCTCACCAAGAGAGCTCGGCGCTTCCTTGACAGGCTGGTGGCCAGGAACAGCAGTGAAGTTGCCCTCAAAGCCCGCTCCAAATCCTGCCATGACCTGTCCGTGCTCTGA